From Providencia sp. R33, a single genomic window includes:
- a CDS encoding type IV pilus major pilin, protein MFKVYQQTQSLKMKLLKKAQKKNEAKKQRGMTLLEIIIVLGIIGTIAAGVVVLAQRAFDSRAISEVVSNTNTVRVAMKDAYQRAAGYTVSTGAATTYTVDTIKDTANGEPIARLVQLGKLSIDEARNSISNDFLNIGGAKTSAAQGDLGLKGFVIELNGLNQDQCRNIISQVGNQWDYVAVDSAAAGTYSVTSAVDMSVVPATNILRTLNADGNVNITPDQVASVCTDSPENAVILGSR, encoded by the coding sequence ATGTTTAAAGTCTATCAACAGACACAGAGCTTAAAAATGAAACTACTTAAAAAAGCACAAAAAAAGAATGAAGCTAAAAAACAAAGGGGTATGACGCTATTAGAAATTATTATTGTATTAGGAATTATAGGAACAATTGCTGCTGGTGTTGTGGTATTAGCACAGCGTGCGTTTGATAGCCGTGCTATTTCTGAGGTTGTTAGTAATACCAATACAGTCAGAGTCGCCATGAAAGACGCTTATCAGCGAGCGGCTGGCTACACAGTATCAACGGGTGCAGCAACGACGTATACAGTCGATACAATTAAAGACACTGCCAATGGAGAACCCATTGCACGCCTTGTTCAATTAGGTAAGTTATCTATTGATGAAGCGCGTAATAGTATCTCGAACGATTTTCTGAATATCGGTGGAGCAAAAACATCAGCGGCACAAGGAGATTTAGGTCTTAAAGGCTTTGTGATTGAGCTTAATGGATTAAACCAAGACCAATGCCGTAATATTATTTCCCAAGTTGGTAATCAGTGGGATTATGTTGCAGTAGATTCAGCAGCAGCGGGCACATATAGCGTAACATCAGCAGTTGATATGTCTGTTGTACCTGCAACGAATATTTTACGTACATTAAATGCAGACGGTAATGTTAATATTACACCAGACCAAGTTGCTAGCGTATGTACTGATAGCCCTGAAAATGCGGTAATTTTAGGTAGCCGTTAA
- a CDS encoding DUF3811 domain-containing protein, which yields MLTIQEMTETQKNRVRTRLAQERKKLERELTNSEQAKAKKEIIAEISKEVDKEARKIRAQQKKDKLVPSDATYSWSSSNHKRGYR from the coding sequence ATGTTAACTATCCAGGAAATGACAGAAACGCAAAAAAATCGAGTACGAACACGATTAGCACAAGAACGTAAGAAATTAGAACGTGAATTAACAAACTCGGAGCAAGCGAAAGCTAAAAAAGAAATTATTGCGGAAATTTCTAAAGAAGTTGATAAAGAAGCTCGAAAAATTAGAGCCCAACAGAAAAAAGATAAACTAGTGCCGAGTGATGCCACATACAGTTGGTCATCCAGTAATCATAAACGAGGTTATCGCTAA
- the mnmH gene encoding tRNA 2-selenouridine(34) synthase MnmH yields the protein MELAPSPQNIRQILASDTPIIDVRAPIEFQQGAIPTAINIPLMNDEERAAVGTCYKQHGSHKAVELGHQLVRGEIKAGRIAAWLAACQQFPNGFICCARGGMRSHIVQAWLKDNGIDYPLINGGYKALRQTTIDAINELSIRTTILIGGCTGNGKTTLVHNQPDGIDLEGIAHHRGSSFGRTLQAQFSQATFENHLAVEMLKKSSNHTRWVLEDEGRAIGANSLPIILREQMEKATIAVIDDPFELRLERLKHEYFDRMTHDFIDAYGEEIGWQYYSEYLHHGLFAIRKRLGSQRTTELTHLLDTALKHQQITGETQSHFSWLCPLLNEYYDPMYRYQLSQKQARIIFQGTYGEVEQWLNQ from the coding sequence ATGGAATTAGCCCCTTCCCCCCAAAACATTCGCCAGATACTTGCCTCTGACACTCCTATTATTGATGTTCGTGCCCCCATTGAGTTTCAACAAGGTGCAATACCCACCGCGATAAATATTCCATTAATGAATGATGAAGAACGCGCTGCAGTTGGCACTTGTTATAAACAACATGGGTCACATAAAGCCGTAGAACTTGGTCATCAATTAGTCCGTGGTGAAATCAAAGCTGGCCGTATCGCCGCATGGCTAGCGGCTTGCCAACAATTTCCCAATGGCTTTATTTGTTGTGCTCGGGGAGGTATGCGTTCTCATATTGTACAAGCATGGCTTAAAGATAATGGCATTGATTACCCCCTCATAAACGGTGGTTATAAAGCACTTCGTCAAACAACCATTGATGCCATTAATGAGTTATCAATACGGACGACTATTTTAATCGGTGGATGTACGGGAAATGGTAAAACAACGCTAGTTCATAACCAGCCTGATGGTATTGATTTAGAAGGTATTGCTCACCACCGAGGGTCATCTTTTGGCCGTACATTGCAAGCACAATTTTCACAAGCTACTTTCGAAAACCACCTCGCTGTTGAAATGCTCAAAAAATCATCTAACCATACACGATGGGTGCTTGAAGACGAAGGTAGAGCAATTGGTGCAAACAGTCTCCCTATTATATTACGGGAACAAATGGAAAAAGCGACCATTGCCGTTATTGATGACCCATTTGAGTTACGCCTTGAACGGCTCAAACATGAATATTTTGACCGAATGACCCACGACTTTATTGATGCATATGGTGAAGAAATTGGATGGCAATATTACAGTGAATACCTCCACCACGGTTTGTTTGCAATCCGTAAACGTTTAGGTTCTCAACGCACCACTGAATTAACACATTTATTAGATACAGCACTAAAACATCAGCAAATTACGGGTGAAACACAATCACATTTTTCTTGGCTATGCCCATTGTTGAATGAATATTATGACCCTATGTATCGTTATCAATTAAGCCAAAAACAAGCGCGAATTATTTTTCAAGGCACTTATGGCGAAGTTGAGCAGTGGCTCAATCAATAA
- the modA gene encoding molybdate ABC transporter substrate-binding protein, with amino-acid sequence MRRLLLSSLFVCFTFPQAMAAQLHMYAGAGLRPPIEKVIEKFEKETGNTVTVEYGGSGQILTRFELTQQGDLFFPGSEDYVEKLQAKSLATDAYPIVRHIPVVAVRKDKSQGIATIEDLAKSNLRLGMGDPKAIALGRSGELLLDASGYGDQLRDKVIVRAATIKHLSMYLLNGEVDAAIIGCADAMKNQDKLLVLPSPEGSPEEIATIAVLSTSAAPKEAKLLAEYFAAPEGIKAFTDYGFLPVTTKK; translated from the coding sequence ATGCGTCGTCTTTTACTCTCTTCATTATTTGTCTGTTTTACATTTCCCCAAGCTATGGCTGCTCAGCTTCATATGTACGCTGGAGCAGGTTTGCGCCCGCCGATTGAAAAAGTAATCGAAAAATTCGAAAAAGAAACAGGCAACACTGTCACTGTTGAGTATGGCGGTTCGGGGCAAATTTTGACGCGCTTTGAGTTAACTCAACAAGGGGATTTATTTTTCCCAGGCTCTGAAGATTATGTGGAAAAGCTACAAGCCAAATCACTGGCCACTGACGCTTACCCTATCGTTCGCCATATTCCTGTTGTTGCTGTGCGAAAAGACAAATCACAAGGAATAGCCACTATTGAAGATCTCGCCAAAAGCAATTTGCGTCTAGGTATGGGCGACCCGAAAGCTATCGCTCTAGGCCGCAGTGGTGAACTGTTACTCGATGCAAGCGGTTATGGCGATCAATTACGCGATAAAGTGATAGTGCGCGCCGCAACAATTAAACACCTGTCCATGTATTTGCTCAATGGCGAAGTGGATGCAGCAATTATTGGCTGTGCCGATGCAATGAAAAATCAGGACAAATTACTTGTATTACCTTCCCCAGAAGGTAGCCCTGAAGAAATTGCCACCATTGCAGTATTAAGCACCAGCGCTGCGCCAAAAGAGGCCAAATTATTGGCTGAGTATTTTGCTGCGCCTGAAGGTATCAAAGCCTTTACAGACTACGGTTTTTTACCTGTTACCACTAAAAAATAA
- a CDS encoding ABC transporter permease — MMKWALVPLLLLLLLIVGSLTALLFQLTPSLLSQLIAEPEFHFAILMSLATSLTSLFFAFLIAIPAAWVMTRSEFFGKRAVDALFDLPLVTPPLVIGIGLLLLLGSQGPFSVIFPELSRWLFSPLGVIIAQTYVASAVLYRSAQGAFAAIDPAFVRTGLNLGLSPAKTLILVEIPLCWQGLMSGGILAYSRALGEFGATLMLAGATRFKTETLPMAIYLNIASGDFSLALGCALILMALAVVLLLALHRLKRRKTHAKP, encoded by the coding sequence ATCATGAAGTGGGCACTTGTGCCCCTATTGCTCTTATTACTCTTGATTGTCGGGTCATTGACGGCGTTGCTGTTTCAGCTCACGCCGTCACTGCTTTCACAATTAATTGCTGAGCCTGAGTTCCATTTCGCGATTTTAATGTCCCTTGCTACGTCCTTGACGTCATTATTTTTCGCATTCTTAATAGCTATTCCTGCAGCTTGGGTGATGACACGCAGCGAATTTTTCGGCAAACGTGCAGTGGATGCGCTGTTTGACTTGCCCCTCGTCACCCCACCGTTAGTCATTGGGATAGGCTTATTGCTACTTTTAGGTAGCCAAGGGCCATTTTCCGTGATTTTCCCAGAACTCAGCCGTTGGTTATTTTCCCCTCTCGGTGTGATTATTGCGCAAACCTATGTAGCAAGTGCAGTGCTTTATCGCTCTGCACAAGGGGCATTTGCCGCCATTGACCCTGCATTTGTCAGAACAGGGTTAAATTTGGGGTTATCTCCCGCGAAAACATTAATTTTGGTTGAGATCCCGCTTTGTTGGCAAGGTTTAATGAGCGGCGGTATATTAGCCTACTCACGGGCATTGGGGGAATTCGGAGCCACCTTAATGTTGGCTGGGGCAACTCGCTTTAAAACAGAAACTTTGCCCATGGCAATTTATTTGAATATTGCCAGCGGGGATTTTTCACTCGCACTTGGGTGTGCTCTGATTTTAATGGCATTAGCGGTTGTGCTGTTGCTTGCACTTCACCGTTTAAAAAGGCGGAAAACCCATGCTAAACCTTGA
- a CDS encoding ATP-binding cassette domain-containing protein, translated as MLNCIAGYQRYQGDIYYQGNLLNKLPIWQRPCRYLNQRLYLFPWLNVMNNLRLAQYAAKIPRDKQHIIALLDKMNIAHLANRYPYEISGGEQQRVALARAMISSPSLLLLDEPFSSLDWQTREQLWSQVNQLKQDGVTILLVTHEPKEAAALAEYHVAIENGNILQC; from the coding sequence TTGCTCAATTGCATAGCAGGCTATCAACGTTATCAAGGCGATATTTATTACCAAGGTAACTTATTGAATAAATTGCCCATTTGGCAGCGCCCTTGCCGCTATCTTAACCAGCGTTTGTATTTATTTCCGTGGTTGAATGTAATGAACAATCTCCGTTTAGCCCAGTATGCAGCTAAAATCCCCAGAGATAAGCAACACATTATCGCTTTGTTAGATAAAATGAATATTGCTCACTTGGCCAACCGTTACCCCTATGAAATCTCAGGCGGAGAACAACAACGAGTTGCTCTTGCCCGCGCGATGATTTCATCGCCATCTTTGCTCTTATTGGATGAACCGTTTTCCAGCTTAGATTGGCAAACAAGGGAGCAACTTTGGTCGCAAGTGAATCAATTAAAACAAGATGGTGTCACTATTTTATTAGTCACTCATGAACCTAAAGAAGCGGCTGCATTGGCGGAATACCACGTTGCCATAGAAAATGGCAATATACTCCAGTGTTAG
- the aceE gene encoding pyruvate dehydrogenase (acetyl-transferring), homodimeric type, which yields MNHTTIEKDVDPQETAEWLESYEGVTEVDGRERAHFLLNKMAQADQRKYGDFQSIVTTPYINSIPVHNQPEYPGNLATEGRLNAYIRWNAMAMVLRAGKHSNVGGHIATYQSAAVLYDIGFTHFFRGRTDDFAGDMVYIQGHSAPGIYGRAYLEGRIDEEQLDNFRRESVRRGLSSYPHPRLMPDFWQYPTVSMGLGPLTAAYQARYMRYLEYRNLKPHQGRKVWAFLGDGEMDQPESIAAISLGGREKLDNLVFVVNCNLQRLDGPVRGNSKIIQELESVFKAAGWNVIKVIWGSAWDKLLEKDTSGLLMQRMMECVDGDYQTFKSQSGAYVREHFFGKYPELLALVADMSDDDIWNLHRGGHDPEKVYAAYHQAVNTKGKPSVILAKTVKGFGMGEAGEGQNINHQLKKMSQDAVRAFRDKLNLPVVDEQLDEIPYLKPEVDSAEALYIKSTRQVLGGYIPARFGQTSPVAIPPLASFANLFKGSGERNMSTTMAFVNILNVLLKDAEVGKLVVPIVPDESRTFGMEGLFRQIGIHSYLGQLYTPQDAGQLSYYKEAKDGQILQEGINESGAISTWIAAGTAYSNHDVPTIPFYIFYSMFGLQRVGDLAWAAADARTKGFLLGATSGRTTLMGEGLQHDDGHSHVLSSVIPSCVSYDPAYAYELAVIIQNGMQRMFVDNEDIYYYITLLNEGYPQPAMPEGVEDGILKGAYLFKSYDNVPENSPRVQLMSSGSIMRETLAAAELLANDFGVNSDIWSATSLNELRREAMKVERWNMLHPEDEPKKPYVQQMIEPYKGPLVVATDYMKIVGDQIKPYVSDRKFISLGTDGFGRSDTREALREFFEVNRHFIVVAALKLLADEGLIARSEVNRALQLYEINVDKPAPDSIN from the coding sequence ATGAACCACACAACAATAGAAAAAGATGTCGATCCTCAGGAAACCGCGGAATGGCTTGAGTCTTATGAAGGCGTTACCGAAGTTGATGGCCGTGAGCGCGCACATTTTTTACTTAACAAAATGGCGCAAGCGGATCAACGAAAATACGGTGATTTTCAAAGCATTGTAACCACACCGTATATCAATAGTATTCCCGTCCATAACCAACCTGAATACCCGGGTAATTTGGCAACGGAAGGGCGATTAAACGCCTATATTCGTTGGAATGCGATGGCGATGGTACTCCGCGCGGGGAAACACTCTAATGTGGGGGGGCATATTGCAACCTACCAATCCGCGGCAGTGTTATACGATATTGGTTTTACACACTTTTTCAGGGGGAGAACGGATGATTTTGCTGGGGATATGGTGTATATCCAAGGGCACTCAGCACCGGGAATTTATGGTCGAGCTTATTTAGAAGGGCGAATTGACGAAGAGCAACTCGATAATTTTCGCCGTGAATCTGTCCGCCGTGGCTTGTCATCTTATCCTCACCCACGCTTAATGCCTGATTTTTGGCAGTACCCGACAGTGTCGATGGGGCTCGGGCCATTAACTGCTGCGTATCAAGCGCGTTATATGCGTTACCTTGAGTATCGTAACCTCAAGCCACATCAAGGCCGTAAAGTTTGGGCATTCCTTGGTGATGGGGAGATGGATCAGCCTGAATCAATCGCGGCAATCTCCTTAGGTGGGCGAGAAAAACTGGACAATCTCGTATTTGTCGTCAACTGCAATTTACAACGACTCGATGGTCCAGTCCGTGGTAATAGTAAAATTATTCAAGAGCTTGAGTCTGTATTTAAAGCGGCTGGTTGGAATGTTATTAAGGTTATTTGGGGAAGTGCTTGGGATAAATTACTGGAAAAAGACACTTCTGGCTTATTGATGCAGCGAATGATGGAGTGTGTAGATGGTGATTACCAAACTTTCAAATCGCAAAGTGGTGCATATGTCCGTGAGCATTTTTTTGGTAAATACCCTGAGCTGCTCGCACTTGTGGCGGATATGAGTGATGACGACATTTGGAATTTACACCGTGGGGGACACGACCCTGAAAAAGTCTACGCTGCTTATCACCAAGCGGTAAATACCAAAGGCAAGCCATCCGTCATTTTAGCTAAAACTGTGAAAGGTTTTGGAATGGGGGAAGCGGGTGAAGGGCAAAACATCAATCATCAACTAAAAAAAATGAGCCAAGACGCGGTTCGCGCTTTTCGTGACAAACTCAATTTGCCTGTGGTAGATGAGCAATTAGACGAAATTCCGTATCTCAAACCTGAAGTTGATAGCGCAGAAGCCCTGTATATTAAAAGCACGCGCCAAGTGCTGGGAGGCTATATTCCAGCACGTTTTGGCCAAACAAGCCCTGTGGCTATACCGCCATTAGCCAGTTTTGCCAATTTATTCAAAGGCAGTGGGGAGCGAAATATGTCCACCACGATGGCATTTGTGAACATTTTGAATGTGTTACTTAAAGATGCCGAAGTTGGCAAGCTGGTGGTGCCAATTGTACCTGATGAATCAAGAACCTTTGGAATGGAAGGGCTATTCCGTCAAATAGGCATTCACTCCTATTTAGGCCAGCTTTATACCCCACAAGATGCAGGGCAATTAAGCTACTATAAAGAGGCAAAAGACGGGCAAATTCTGCAAGAGGGGATCAACGAATCAGGGGCCATTTCTACATGGATAGCTGCGGGTACGGCATACAGTAACCATGATGTGCCAACCATTCCTTTCTATATTTTCTATTCTATGTTTGGTTTGCAGCGCGTAGGTGACCTTGCTTGGGCTGCGGCAGATGCGCGTACCAAAGGTTTTTTACTGGGGGCAACGTCTGGGCGAACCACCTTAATGGGTGAAGGCTTACAGCATGACGATGGTCACAGCCATGTTTTATCTTCCGTGATCCCAAGCTGCGTTTCATATGACCCAGCCTATGCCTATGAGTTAGCTGTAATTATTCAAAATGGCATGCAACGCATGTTCGTTGATAATGAAGACATTTACTATTACATCACTCTACTCAATGAGGGCTACCCGCAACCCGCCATGCCTGAAGGGGTAGAAGACGGCATTCTAAAAGGCGCTTATTTATTTAAATCCTACGATAATGTGCCTGAAAATTCCCCGCGTGTTCAGTTGATGTCTAGTGGTTCGATTATGCGTGAAACCCTTGCGGCGGCAGAGCTTTTAGCAAATGACTTTGGGGTGAATAGCGACATTTGGAGTGCGACCAGCTTAAATGAATTACGGCGCGAAGCGATGAAGGTAGAGCGTTGGAATATGTTGCATCCTGAAGATGAGCCTAAAAAACCATATGTGCAGCAAATGATTGAGCCATACAAAGGGCCATTGGTGGTTGCGACGGACTACATGAAAATCGTAGGTGACCAAATTAAACCCTATGTATCAGATAGAAAATTCATCTCATTAGGTACGGACGGGTTTGGGCGTTCAGACACTCGTGAGGCATTACGTGAATTCTTCGAGGTCAACCGTCATTTTATTGTGGTGGCTGCACTGAAATTATTAGCGGATGAAGGTTTGATTGCTCGCTCAGAAGTTAACCGAGCGCTACAACTTTATGAGATAAATGTGGATAAACCTGCACCTGATTCGATAAACTAG
- a CDS encoding MarR family winged helix-turn-helix transcriptional regulator — protein sequence MKTKQADLWFSFVRAHRIIIRKIETKLSEAKLPIYAWYDVLWGLESGENGTRRMHELADVVVIERYNLTRLIDRLEKEGLVIRSRSDDDRRASFATITEKGKQLRKQMWEIYREVVKTHFLSQFSEAEINDFANALDKAALSAKD from the coding sequence ATGAAAACTAAACAAGCGGATTTGTGGTTTTCCTTTGTCCGCGCACATCGGATCATCATCAGAAAAATCGAAACTAAACTTTCCGAAGCAAAATTGCCTATTTATGCGTGGTATGATGTTTTATGGGGCTTGGAAAGTGGCGAAAACGGAACGCGGCGAATGCATGAATTAGCGGATGTCGTGGTGATTGAACGCTATAACTTAACGCGTTTAATTGACCGCTTAGAAAAGGAAGGACTCGTCATTCGCTCTCGTTCGGACGATGACAGAAGAGCATCTTTTGCCACAATTACGGAAAAAGGCAAACAGCTTCGCAAACAGATGTGGGAAATCTACCGAGAAGTGGTTAAAACACATTTTCTCAGTCAATTTAGCGAAGCTGAAATCAATGATTTTGCCAATGCCCTTGATAAAGCCGCATTGAGTGCAAAAGACTAA
- a CDS encoding transketolase-like TK C-terminal-containing protein yields the protein MFIQSMKMPAATAQTQAAANLCLQQINQVAYDNANLPSSPTSLLHKAIKHIGDTKHKDASIWVINQNGAAGQQETAWPIWFNSQETYEKPLFYFVNTPLIEQLSALETETNHKGIFLNCIDTSESYLPKGVYPWFPLKLTSMENWLAYDIANAQEAAAIAQQALTHLYLNGDKLLVYMALHSVNQVNEPLPEEAAIAAFKGMYQLSRSAPKIDIQLCGAGKSLERVKQAAQLLKKQWGIESEVWSCPSYTRLAFDAKQQFVSSHLNLCLGNTKVPIIAVTDYSHHIAKQIKPFIPRGFMALGSDSIDKNGIIYPSVNWIALCALKQLYEENQLSVAVYEDAIERLTR from the coding sequence ATGTTTATCCAATCAATGAAAATGCCGGCAGCAACGGCACAAACCCAAGCTGCAGCTAATTTGTGTTTACAACAAATTAATCAGGTAGCTTATGACAACGCCAACCTGCCAAGCTCTCCGACAAGTTTGCTTCATAAAGCGATTAAACATATTGGCGACACTAAGCATAAGGACGCTTCGATTTGGGTTATTAATCAAAATGGTGCTGCTGGTCAGCAAGAAACGGCGTGGCCAATTTGGTTTAATAGCCAAGAAACGTATGAAAAACCCCTGTTTTACTTTGTGAATACACCTTTAATTGAGCAGTTAAGTGCACTAGAGACTGAAACAAACCATAAAGGGATTTTCCTCAATTGTATTGATACGAGTGAAAGCTATTTACCTAAAGGGGTCTATCCGTGGTTTCCATTAAAGCTTACGTCGATGGAAAATTGGCTAGCTTATGATATAGCGAATGCGCAAGAAGCCGCGGCTATCGCCCAACAAGCATTGACACATTTGTATTTAAATGGCGATAAGTTATTGGTCTATATGGCATTACACAGTGTTAATCAAGTAAATGAGCCTTTACCTGAAGAAGCAGCGATAGCGGCGTTTAAAGGCATGTACCAGTTATCACGTAGTGCACCAAAGATTGATATTCAATTGTGTGGGGCAGGAAAATCACTCGAAAGGGTTAAGCAAGCTGCCCAATTATTGAAAAAGCAATGGGGTATTGAGTCTGAAGTGTGGAGTTGCCCAAGTTATACGCGACTCGCGTTTGATGCGAAACAGCAGTTTGTGTCTTCTCACCTTAACCTCTGTTTAGGTAATACCAAGGTACCCATCATTGCGGTAACGGATTACTCACACCATATCGCTAAGCAAATAAAACCATTTATACCTCGAGGGTTTATGGCATTAGGTTCTGATTCTATTGATAAAAACGGGATTATTTACCCATCAGTAAATTGGATAGCCTTGTGTGCATTGAAGCAACTTTATGAGGAAAATCAGCTTTCTGTCGCTGTTTATGAAGACGCAATTGAAAGGCTAACTCGCTAG
- a CDS encoding LysE family transporter yields MDPLHSIIITLFLFILTFFNPGANLFIVVQTTLSSGKKAGLTCGYGVVLGNAIYSGLGLFGLVTLMSEFGALFSLIKVLGGLYLLYYAISVFKNKTQLNLSTENITEHFPKGVYFRRGLISDLSNPQTVLFFMSIFSTTISPSTPLWTKLVIWLGIVLASLIWRIILCQTFSLSSVRRSYSRIHKVVGKVVGLILGTLATRLIYQGVTELVIKK; encoded by the coding sequence ATGGATCCGTTACATAGCATTATTATCACTCTATTTTTATTTATACTGACGTTTTTTAATCCTGGCGCCAATTTATTTATTGTTGTCCAAACCACGCTTAGTTCAGGGAAAAAAGCGGGGCTGACCTGCGGTTATGGCGTTGTTTTAGGTAATGCCATTTATTCTGGCCTTGGGTTATTTGGTCTTGTAACCTTAATGTCAGAGTTTGGTGCGTTGTTTTCGTTAATTAAAGTACTAGGCGGATTGTATTTGTTGTATTACGCGATTAGCGTTTTTAAAAATAAAACCCAACTCAATTTATCCACCGAGAATATTACTGAACATTTCCCGAAAGGTGTGTATTTTCGCCGTGGTTTAATTTCCGATCTTTCAAATCCGCAAACCGTGCTGTTTTTCATGAGTATTTTCTCAACCACTATCTCTCCCTCAACGCCATTATGGACAAAACTGGTGATTTGGCTTGGGATCGTGTTGGCTTCATTGATATGGCGAATTATTCTCTGCCAAACATTTTCTCTTTCATCGGTTAGACGGAGCTATTCCCGTATCCATAAAGTGGTGGGGAAAGTGGTCGGGTTGATTTTAGGAACATTGGCGACAAGGCTTATCTACCAAGGTGTTACTGAGCTTGTTATTAAAAAATAA
- a CDS encoding YaiI/YqxD family protein: protein MEIWVDADACPKVIKEVLYRAADRENVQITFVANQRLSVPPSRFLKTLQVPAGFDVADNEIVLRAQKGDLVITADIPLAAEVMEKGASALNPRGERYSDATIRERLNIRDFMDTMRASGVQTGGPASLNQRDRQQFANELDKWLLQRKKMLSQ from the coding sequence ATGGAAATATGGGTTGATGCGGATGCGTGTCCTAAAGTTATCAAAGAAGTTTTATATCGCGCAGCTGACAGAGAAAATGTGCAAATTACATTTGTTGCCAACCAACGCTTGTCGGTTCCGCCATCTCGTTTTTTAAAAACCTTACAAGTTCCCGCAGGCTTTGATGTCGCAGATAATGAAATCGTTCTTCGTGCGCAAAAAGGGGATTTAGTGATCACTGCAGATATTCCTCTAGCCGCAGAAGTGATGGAAAAGGGCGCGTCCGCCTTGAACCCTAGAGGTGAACGATACAGTGATGCAACTATTCGTGAGCGTCTGAATATCCGTGATTTTATGGATACGATGCGGGCAAGTGGCGTGCAAACTGGAGGCCCTGCAAGTTTAAACCAACGGGATCGCCAGCAATTTGCAAATGAATTAGATAAATGGTTATTACAACGAAAAAAAATGTTAAGCCAATAA
- a CDS encoding GNAT family N-acetyltransferase, which translates to MQPPVFRQATLHDVETCFAIEIESYEGDEAATKEKIATRIAQYPQGFLCMEVAGEIVGFINAGCAWDVVMSDEEFKELIGHDAQAPNVVIMSVVIHPNHQGKGYSSLLMKEFIALMRKNNKETIHLMCKERHVDLYKHFGYQYVKPSESDHGGMTWHEMVMVL; encoded by the coding sequence ATGCAACCCCCCGTATTTAGACAAGCGACATTACATGATGTCGAAACGTGTTTTGCCATTGAAATAGAGTCATATGAAGGGGATGAGGCAGCAACCAAAGAAAAAATCGCAACGCGAATAGCGCAGTACCCACAAGGTTTTTTATGCATGGAGGTGGCAGGTGAAATCGTTGGCTTCATTAATGCAGGCTGTGCGTGGGATGTGGTGATGTCCGATGAAGAATTCAAAGAGCTCATCGGCCATGATGCACAAGCGCCAAATGTGGTTATTATGTCGGTTGTGATCCACCCAAATCACCAAGGAAAAGGCTATTCATCGTTATTGATGAAAGAATTCATTGCTTTAATGCGAAAAAATAACAAAGAAACTATTCATCTAATGTGCAAAGAACGCCACGTTGATTTGTATAAACATTTTGGTTACCAATATGTCAAACCCTCTGAGTCAGATCATGGTGGAATGACATGGCATGAAATGGTCATGGTGCTTTAG